Proteins from a genomic interval of Salmo salar chromosome ssa14, Ssal_v3.1, whole genome shotgun sequence:
- the rps8a gene encoding small ribosomal subunit protein eS8, protein MGISRDNWHKRRKTGGKRKPYHKKRKYELGRPPANTKIGPRRIHTVRTRGGNKKYRALRVDVGNFSWGSECCTRKTRLIDVVYNASNNELVRTKTLVKNCIVLVDSLPYRQWYEAHFATPLGRKKGAKLTPEEEEVINKKRSKKIQKKFDERKKNCKISPLLEEQFMQGKLLACIASKPGQCGRVDGYILEGKELEFYLRKIKAKKGK, encoded by the exons ATGG GTATCTCTAGGGACAACTGGCATAAACGCCGCAAGACCGGCGGCAAAAGGAAGCCCTACCACAAGAAGAGGAAGTATGAACTGGGTCGTCCACCTGCAAACACAAAG ATCGGACCTCGCCGTATTCACACGGTAAGGACCCGCGGTGGCAACAAGAAGTACCGTGCTCTGAGGGTCGACGTGGGTAACTTCTCATGGGGCTCTGAGT GCTGTACTCGTAAGACCAGGCTAATTGATGTGGTGTACAATGCCTCTAACAACGAGTTGGTGAGAACCAAGACCTTGGTGAAGAACTGCATCGTTCTCGTCGACAGCCTGCCTTACAGGCAGTGGTATGAGGcccacttcgccactcctctggGACGCAAGAAGGGAGCCAAGCTG ACTCCCGAGGAGGAAGAGGTGATCAACAAGAAGAGGTCGAAGAAGATCCAGAAGAAGTTCGACGAGCGTAAGAAGAACTGCAAGATCAGCCCTCTCCTGGAAGAACAGTTCATGCAAGGGAAACTCCTCG CCTGCATTGCCTCCAAGCCCGGCCAGTGCGGCAGGGTGGATGGCTACATTTTGGAGGGCAAGGAGCTGGAGTTCTACCTGAGGAAGATCAAAGCCAAGAAGGGCAAATAA